Proteins encoded in a region of the Quercus lobata isolate SW786 chromosome 8, ValleyOak3.0 Primary Assembly, whole genome shotgun sequence genome:
- the LOC115955984 gene encoding ABC transporter G family member 28-like isoform X4 → MVNISISSSIHGGFHSPTGDITRRMCSAAELKFYFNSFFERSGSTNYLKPNKNCNLTSWVEGCEPGWACSVGSNQKVNLNESKVIPARTLNCQACCEGFFCPHGLTCMIPCPLGSYCPLATLNKTTGVCEPYLYQLPPGNPNHTCGGANIWADVGSSSELFCSAGSYCPSTTSRQTCTSGHYCRMGSTSEKSCFKLTSCNPNSANQNIQAYGIMLLAALSTLLLILYNCSDQVLTARERRLAKSREAAARSARETAKARQRWRSAKDAAKKHVSGLQAHLSHTFSRKKDAKDPEKLKILDRVISDIDDDPLPPPHPSMSATHLPSRENKKEPSELMQIMHEIEDNPDNYQGISIETGDMSSHVNVPKGKQTHTQIFKYAYAQLEKERAQQQENEKLTFSGIVNLATHPETRKRPLIEISFKDLTLTLKAKNKHLLRCVTGKIKPGRIAAVMGPSGAGKTTFLSAVAGKAIGCRMTGLIHINGSNDSIHSYKKIIGFVPQDDIVHGNLTVEENLWFSAKCRLPTYLSKPDKVLVVERVIEFLGLQTVRASLVGTVEKRGISGGQRKRVNVGLEMVMEPSLLILDEPTSGLDSASSHQLLRALRREALEGVNICMVVHQPSYALFKMFDDLILLAKGGLTAYHGPVKKVEEYFAGLGINIPERINPPDYFIDILEGIVMPGGSSGVSHEDLPVCWMLHNGYSIPPDMKQNAARLARSSIDVIPANELNHAGAGTEENSFAGELWQGMKSNVELQRDKIRLNFLKSKDLTTRRTPGVLQQYRYFLGRVGKQRLRETRILAMDYLILLLAGACLGSLVKVSDQTFGADAYTYTIIAVSLLCKIAALRSFSLDKLHYWRESASGMSSLAYFLSKDTIDHFNTVIKPAVYLSMFYFFTNPRSTFADNYFVLFCLVYCVTGIAYVLAIVFEPGTAQLWSVLLPVVLTLIATQPKDSEFMKILTNLCYPKWALEGFIIANSERYYGVWLITRCGSLLKSGYNLHHWSLCLAILILIGIFSRVIAFFCMLIFQKK, encoded by the exons ATG gttaaCATCTCTATATCTTCATCTATTCATGGTGGTTTTCACTCTCCTACAGGAGACATTACACGTCGCATGTGTTCAGCAgcagaattgaagttttacttCAATAGTTTCTTTGAAAGATCTGGGAGTACCAATTACTTGAAACCTAATAAGAACTGTAATTTAACCTCATGGGTAGAAGGCTGTGAGCCGGGATGGGCTTGTAGTGTTGGCTCAAATCAGAAGGTTAACCTAAACGAGTCAAAGGTCATCCCCGCAAGAACACTCAACTGTCAGGCTTGTTGTGAAGGTTTCTTCTGCCCTCATGGTCTTACCTGCATGATTC CTTGCCCATTAGGTTCCTATTGTCCCCTTGCAACTCTCAACAAAACTACTGGTGTATGTGAACC ATATCTATACCAACTACCTCCAGGGAATCCAAACCATACCTGTGGAGGAGCAAATATTTGGGCTGATGTTGGTAGTAGCAGTGAGTTATTCTGTTCAGCTGGATCATATTGTCCAAGTACCACCAGCAGACAGACTTGCACTAGTGG ACATTACTGCAGGATGGGTTCTACATCTGAGAAAA GCTGCTTTAAGTTGACTTCTTGTAATCCAAACTCTGCAAACCAAAATATTCAAGCATATGGAATAATGTTGTTA GCTGCTTTAAGTACTCTGCTACTCATCCTTTACAACTGTTCTGACCAAGTTCTAACGGCCAGGGAAAGGAGACTAGCCAAATCCAGAGAAGCAGCAGCCAGAAGTGCAAGGGAGACAGCAAAAGCACGTCAGAGGTGGAGATCAGCAAAAGATGCTGCAAAGAAGCATGTAAGTGGATTGCAAGCTCATCTATCACACACATTTTCTCGTAAAAAAGATGCAAAGGATCCCGAGAAACTTAAGATTTTGGATCGAGTTATATCTGACATAGATGATGATCCATTACCACCTCCACATCCAAGTATGTCAGCTACCCATCTACCctcaagagaaaataaaaaggaaccCAGTGAGCTCATGCAGATAATGCATGAAATTGAAGATAACCCTGATAATTATCAAGGTATAAGTATTGAAACTGGGGATATGAGTTCTCATGTAAATGTGCCAAAGGGAAAACAAACTCATACCCAAATTTTTAAGTATGCATATGCTCAacttgagaaagagagagctcaGCAGCAAGAGAACGAGAAACTTACCTTCTCAGGAATAGTTAATTTGGCTACTCATCCAGAAACCAGGAAAAGGCCTCTGATTGAGATTTCTTTCAAAGATCTGACCCTTACCTTGAAAGCAAAAAATAAGCATCTATTGAGATGTGTTACTGGGAAAATTAAGCCTGGCCGCATTGCTGCTGTCATGGGTCCATCTGGGGCTGGAAAAACAACATTTCTTTCTGCTGTAGCAGGAAAGGCAATTGGATGCAGGATGACTGGTTTAATTCATATAAATGGAAGTAACGATTCAATCCACTCATATAAGAAAATCATTGGTTTTGTGCCACAAGATGATATTGTACATGGAAACTTGACAGTGGAAGAGAATCTCTGGTTCAGTGCAAAGTGCAG ACTACCCACTTACTTGTCAAAACCGGATAAAGTTCTAGTTGTTGAAAGAGTTATTGAGTTCTTGGGGCTTCAGACAGTGCGGGCATCGTTGGTTGGAACAGTGGAAAAGCGAGGAATATCTGGGGGCCAGAGAAAGAGAGTAAATGTTGGATTGGAAATGGTCATGGAACCTTCACTATTGATCTTAGATGAACCCACATCTGGTTTGGACAGTGCATCATCTCATCAACTTCTTAGAGCACTTCGACGTGAAGCACTTGAAGGGGTAAATATCTGTATGGTGGTTCACCAACCAAG CTATGCCTTGTTCAAGATGTTTGATGATTTGATACTTCTGGCAAAAGGTGGTCTTACAGCCTATCATGGACCAGTGAAGAAAGTTGAAGAATACTTTGCTGGCCTTGGGATCAATATCCCAGAGCGAATAAATCCTCCAGACTATTTCATTGACATTTTGGAGGGTATAGTGATGCCAGGTGGCAGCTCAGGAGTTAGTCATGAAGATCTACCTGTCTGTTGGATGCTTCATAATGGGTATTCAATACCCCCTGATATGAAGCAGAATGCTGCAAGACTTGCTAGGTCTTCAATAGATGTAATTCCAGCTAATGAACTCAATCATGCTGGTGCTGGAACGGAGGAAAATTCTTTTGCTGGAGAGTTATGGCAAGGAATGAAAAGCAATGTGGAGCTGCAGCGGGATAAGATACgacttaattttttgaagtccAAGGACTTAACAACGAGGAGAACTCCAGGTGTATTGCAGCAATACAGATACTTTCTTGGAAG GGTTGGTAAGCAGCGATTACGGGAAACTAGAATACTGGCAATGGATTATCTAATCTTATTACTTGCTGGAGCTTGCTTAGGATCACTTGTTAAAGTGAGCGATCAAACCTTTGGTGCAGATGCTTATACTTATACCATAATTGCAGTTT CTCTTCTATGCAAAATTGCGGCTTTGAGATCATTCTCCCTGGACAAATTACACTACTGGAGAGAGAGTGCTTCTGGCATGAGCAGCTTGGCTTATTTTCTCTCTAAGGATACAATTGACCATTTTAATACAGTGATCAAGCCTGCTGTATATCTctctatgttttattttttcacgAACCCAAGATCTACCTTTGCAGATAATTACTTTGTCTTGTTCTGCCTTGTGTATTGTGTAACTGGTATAGCCTACGTGTTGGCCATAGTTTTCGAACCTGGTACAGCCCAGCTG TGGTCAGTTCTTCTTCCAGTTGTTTTGACTCTCATCGCCACACAGCCAAAAGATAGTGAATTTATGAAGATTTTAACTAATCTATGCTACCCTAAGTGGGCTTTGGAGGGATTCATTATTGCAAATTCTGAAAG GTATTATGGAGTGTGGCTGATAACTAGGTGTGGTTCACTTCTAAAAAGTGGTTATAACCTTCATCATTGGAGTCTATGTTTAGCCATCCTTATCCTAATTGGAATTTTTAGTCGTGTGATAGCATTTTTTTGTATGCTGATCTTCCAAAAGAAATGA
- the LOC115955984 gene encoding ABC transporter G family member 24-like isoform X6 encodes MSLKNLKVFNLRTILTSAALVLSLVHFVQCQDVNDYNNNQFDNPAVLPLITQVVYSQISNLTAVIGQDIGDQSSFCIRDWKTDWDRAFNFSTNLDFLASCIQKTNGNPNHTCGGANIWADVGSSSELFCSAGSYCPSTTSRQTCTSGHYCRMGSTSEKSCFKLTSCNPNSANQNIQAYGIMLLAALSTLLLILYNCSDQVLTARERRLAKSREAAARSARETAKARQRWRSAKDAAKKHVSGLQAHLSHTFSRKKDAKDPEKLKILDRVISDIDDDPLPPPHPSMSATHLPSRENKKEPSELMQIMHEIEDNPDNYQGISIETGDMSSHVNVPKGKQTHTQIFKYAYAQLEKERAQQQENEKLTFSGIVNLATHPETRKRPLIEISFKDLTLTLKAKNKHLLRCVTGKIKPGRIAAVMGPSGAGKTTFLSAVAGKAIGCRMTGLIHINGSNDSIHSYKKIIGFVPQDDIVHGNLTVEENLWFSAKCRLPTYLSKPDKVLVVERVIEFLGLQTVRASLVGTVEKRGISGGQRKRVNVGLEMVMEPSLLILDEPTSGLDSASSHQLLRALRREALEGVNICMVVHQPSYALFKMFDDLILLAKGGLTAYHGPVKKVEEYFAGLGINIPERINPPDYFIDILEGIVMPGGSSGVSHEDLPVCWMLHNGYSIPPDMKQNAARLARSSIDVIPANELNHAGAGTEENSFAGELWQGMKSNVELQRDKIRLNFLKSKDLTTRRTPGVLQQYRYFLGRVGKQRLRETRILAMDYLILLLAGACLGSLVKVSDQTFGADAYTYTIIAVSLLCKIAALRSFSLDKLHYWRESASGMSSLAYFLSKDTIDHFNTVIKPAVYLSMFYFFTNPRSTFADNYFVLFCLVYCVTGIAYVLAIVFEPGTAQLWSVLLPVVLTLIATQPKDSEFMKILTNLCYPKWALEGFIIANSERYYGVWLITRCGSLLKSGYNLHHWSLCLAILILIGIFSRVIAFFCMLIFQKK; translated from the exons ATGAGCTTAAAGAACCTCAAAGTTTTTAACTTGAGGACAATTCTCACTTCAGCTGCTCTAGTTTTAAGTTTGGTACACTTTGTCCAATGCCAAGATGTGAATGACTACAACAATAACCAATTTGATAACCCTGCAGTTCTTCCTCTTATCACACAGGTCGTTTACAGTCAGATTTCCAATCTGACTGCTGTTATTGGTCAGGATATTGGCGACCAGTCCAGCTTCTGCATTAGGGATTG GAAAACTGACTGGGATCGAGCCTTTAATTTTTCAACCAACTTGGATTTCTTAGCTTCTTGCATCCAGAAGACTAATG GGAATCCAAACCATACCTGTGGAGGAGCAAATATTTGGGCTGATGTTGGTAGTAGCAGTGAGTTATTCTGTTCAGCTGGATCATATTGTCCAAGTACCACCAGCAGACAGACTTGCACTAGTGG ACATTACTGCAGGATGGGTTCTACATCTGAGAAAA GCTGCTTTAAGTTGACTTCTTGTAATCCAAACTCTGCAAACCAAAATATTCAAGCATATGGAATAATGTTGTTA GCTGCTTTAAGTACTCTGCTACTCATCCTTTACAACTGTTCTGACCAAGTTCTAACGGCCAGGGAAAGGAGACTAGCCAAATCCAGAGAAGCAGCAGCCAGAAGTGCAAGGGAGACAGCAAAAGCACGTCAGAGGTGGAGATCAGCAAAAGATGCTGCAAAGAAGCATGTAAGTGGATTGCAAGCTCATCTATCACACACATTTTCTCGTAAAAAAGATGCAAAGGATCCCGAGAAACTTAAGATTTTGGATCGAGTTATATCTGACATAGATGATGATCCATTACCACCTCCACATCCAAGTATGTCAGCTACCCATCTACCctcaagagaaaataaaaaggaaccCAGTGAGCTCATGCAGATAATGCATGAAATTGAAGATAACCCTGATAATTATCAAGGTATAAGTATTGAAACTGGGGATATGAGTTCTCATGTAAATGTGCCAAAGGGAAAACAAACTCATACCCAAATTTTTAAGTATGCATATGCTCAacttgagaaagagagagctcaGCAGCAAGAGAACGAGAAACTTACCTTCTCAGGAATAGTTAATTTGGCTACTCATCCAGAAACCAGGAAAAGGCCTCTGATTGAGATTTCTTTCAAAGATCTGACCCTTACCTTGAAAGCAAAAAATAAGCATCTATTGAGATGTGTTACTGGGAAAATTAAGCCTGGCCGCATTGCTGCTGTCATGGGTCCATCTGGGGCTGGAAAAACAACATTTCTTTCTGCTGTAGCAGGAAAGGCAATTGGATGCAGGATGACTGGTTTAATTCATATAAATGGAAGTAACGATTCAATCCACTCATATAAGAAAATCATTGGTTTTGTGCCACAAGATGATATTGTACATGGAAACTTGACAGTGGAAGAGAATCTCTGGTTCAGTGCAAAGTGCAG ACTACCCACTTACTTGTCAAAACCGGATAAAGTTCTAGTTGTTGAAAGAGTTATTGAGTTCTTGGGGCTTCAGACAGTGCGGGCATCGTTGGTTGGAACAGTGGAAAAGCGAGGAATATCTGGGGGCCAGAGAAAGAGAGTAAATGTTGGATTGGAAATGGTCATGGAACCTTCACTATTGATCTTAGATGAACCCACATCTGGTTTGGACAGTGCATCATCTCATCAACTTCTTAGAGCACTTCGACGTGAAGCACTTGAAGGGGTAAATATCTGTATGGTGGTTCACCAACCAAG CTATGCCTTGTTCAAGATGTTTGATGATTTGATACTTCTGGCAAAAGGTGGTCTTACAGCCTATCATGGACCAGTGAAGAAAGTTGAAGAATACTTTGCTGGCCTTGGGATCAATATCCCAGAGCGAATAAATCCTCCAGACTATTTCATTGACATTTTGGAGGGTATAGTGATGCCAGGTGGCAGCTCAGGAGTTAGTCATGAAGATCTACCTGTCTGTTGGATGCTTCATAATGGGTATTCAATACCCCCTGATATGAAGCAGAATGCTGCAAGACTTGCTAGGTCTTCAATAGATGTAATTCCAGCTAATGAACTCAATCATGCTGGTGCTGGAACGGAGGAAAATTCTTTTGCTGGAGAGTTATGGCAAGGAATGAAAAGCAATGTGGAGCTGCAGCGGGATAAGATACgacttaattttttgaagtccAAGGACTTAACAACGAGGAGAACTCCAGGTGTATTGCAGCAATACAGATACTTTCTTGGAAG GGTTGGTAAGCAGCGATTACGGGAAACTAGAATACTGGCAATGGATTATCTAATCTTATTACTTGCTGGAGCTTGCTTAGGATCACTTGTTAAAGTGAGCGATCAAACCTTTGGTGCAGATGCTTATACTTATACCATAATTGCAGTTT CTCTTCTATGCAAAATTGCGGCTTTGAGATCATTCTCCCTGGACAAATTACACTACTGGAGAGAGAGTGCTTCTGGCATGAGCAGCTTGGCTTATTTTCTCTCTAAGGATACAATTGACCATTTTAATACAGTGATCAAGCCTGCTGTATATCTctctatgttttattttttcacgAACCCAAGATCTACCTTTGCAGATAATTACTTTGTCTTGTTCTGCCTTGTGTATTGTGTAACTGGTATAGCCTACGTGTTGGCCATAGTTTTCGAACCTGGTACAGCCCAGCTG TGGTCAGTTCTTCTTCCAGTTGTTTTGACTCTCATCGCCACACAGCCAAAAGATAGTGAATTTATGAAGATTTTAACTAATCTATGCTACCCTAAGTGGGCTTTGGAGGGATTCATTATTGCAAATTCTGAAAG GTATTATGGAGTGTGGCTGATAACTAGGTGTGGTTCACTTCTAAAAAGTGGTTATAACCTTCATCATTGGAGTCTATGTTTAGCCATCCTTATCCTAATTGGAATTTTTAGTCGTGTGATAGCATTTTTTTGTATGCTGATCTTCCAAAAGAAATGA
- the LOC115955984 gene encoding ABC transporter G family member 24-like isoform X7, giving the protein MSLKNLKVFNLRTILTSAALVLSLVHFVQCQDVNDYNNNQFDNPAVLPLITQVVYSQISNLTAVIGQDIGDQSSFCIRDWKTDWDRAFNFSTNLDFLASCIQKTNGDITRRMCSAAELKFYFNSFFERSGSTNYLKPNKNCNLTSWVEGCEPGWACSVGSNQKVNLNESKVIPARTLNCQACCEGFFCPHGLTCMIPCPLGSYCPLATLNKTTGVCEPYLYQLPPGNPNHTCGGANIWADVGSSSELFCSAGSYCPSTTSRQTCTSGHYCRMGSTSEKSCFKLTSCNPNSANQNIQAYGIMLLAALSTLLLILYNCSDQVLTARERRLAKSREAAARSARETAKARQRWRSAKDAAKKHVSGLQAHLSHTFSRKKDAKDPEKLKILDRVISDIDDDPLPPPHPSMSATHLPSRENKKEPSELMQIMHEIEDNPDNYQGISIETGDMSSHVNVPKGKQTHTQIFKYAYAQLEKERAQQQENEKLTFSGIVNLATHPETRKRPLIEISFKDLTLTLKAKNKHLLRCVTGKIKPGRIAAVMGPSGAGKTTFLSAVAGKAIGCRMTGLIHINGSNDSIHSYKKIIGFVPQDDIVHGNLTVEENLWFSAKCRLPTYLSKPDKVLVVERVIEFLGLQTVRASLVGTVEKRGISGGQRKRVNVGLEMVMEPSLLILDEPTSGLDSASSHQLLRALRREALEGVNICMVVHQPSYALFKMFDDLILLAKGGLTAYHGPVKKVEEYFAGLGINIPERINPPDYFIDILEGIVMPGGSSGVSHEDLPVCWMLHNGYSIPPDMKQNAARLARSSIDVIPANELNHAGAGTEENSFAGELWQGMKSNVELQRDKIRLNFLKSKDLTTRRTPGVLQQYRYFLGRVGKQRLRETRILAMDYLILLLAGACLGSLVKVSDQTFGADAYTYTIIAVLVSSSSSCFDSHRHTAKR; this is encoded by the exons ATGAGCTTAAAGAACCTCAAAGTTTTTAACTTGAGGACAATTCTCACTTCAGCTGCTCTAGTTTTAAGTTTGGTACACTTTGTCCAATGCCAAGATGTGAATGACTACAACAATAACCAATTTGATAACCCTGCAGTTCTTCCTCTTATCACACAGGTCGTTTACAGTCAGATTTCCAATCTGACTGCTGTTATTGGTCAGGATATTGGCGACCAGTCCAGCTTCTGCATTAGGGATTG GAAAACTGACTGGGATCGAGCCTTTAATTTTTCAACCAACTTGGATTTCTTAGCTTCTTGCATCCAGAAGACTAATG GAGACATTACACGTCGCATGTGTTCAGCAgcagaattgaagttttacttCAATAGTTTCTTTGAAAGATCTGGGAGTACCAATTACTTGAAACCTAATAAGAACTGTAATTTAACCTCATGGGTAGAAGGCTGTGAGCCGGGATGGGCTTGTAGTGTTGGCTCAAATCAGAAGGTTAACCTAAACGAGTCAAAGGTCATCCCCGCAAGAACACTCAACTGTCAGGCTTGTTGTGAAGGTTTCTTCTGCCCTCATGGTCTTACCTGCATGATTC CTTGCCCATTAGGTTCCTATTGTCCCCTTGCAACTCTCAACAAAACTACTGGTGTATGTGAACC ATATCTATACCAACTACCTCCAGGGAATCCAAACCATACCTGTGGAGGAGCAAATATTTGGGCTGATGTTGGTAGTAGCAGTGAGTTATTCTGTTCAGCTGGATCATATTGTCCAAGTACCACCAGCAGACAGACTTGCACTAGTGG ACATTACTGCAGGATGGGTTCTACATCTGAGAAAA GCTGCTTTAAGTTGACTTCTTGTAATCCAAACTCTGCAAACCAAAATATTCAAGCATATGGAATAATGTTGTTA GCTGCTTTAAGTACTCTGCTACTCATCCTTTACAACTGTTCTGACCAAGTTCTAACGGCCAGGGAAAGGAGACTAGCCAAATCCAGAGAAGCAGCAGCCAGAAGTGCAAGGGAGACAGCAAAAGCACGTCAGAGGTGGAGATCAGCAAAAGATGCTGCAAAGAAGCATGTAAGTGGATTGCAAGCTCATCTATCACACACATTTTCTCGTAAAAAAGATGCAAAGGATCCCGAGAAACTTAAGATTTTGGATCGAGTTATATCTGACATAGATGATGATCCATTACCACCTCCACATCCAAGTATGTCAGCTACCCATCTACCctcaagagaaaataaaaaggaaccCAGTGAGCTCATGCAGATAATGCATGAAATTGAAGATAACCCTGATAATTATCAAGGTATAAGTATTGAAACTGGGGATATGAGTTCTCATGTAAATGTGCCAAAGGGAAAACAAACTCATACCCAAATTTTTAAGTATGCATATGCTCAacttgagaaagagagagctcaGCAGCAAGAGAACGAGAAACTTACCTTCTCAGGAATAGTTAATTTGGCTACTCATCCAGAAACCAGGAAAAGGCCTCTGATTGAGATTTCTTTCAAAGATCTGACCCTTACCTTGAAAGCAAAAAATAAGCATCTATTGAGATGTGTTACTGGGAAAATTAAGCCTGGCCGCATTGCTGCTGTCATGGGTCCATCTGGGGCTGGAAAAACAACATTTCTTTCTGCTGTAGCAGGAAAGGCAATTGGATGCAGGATGACTGGTTTAATTCATATAAATGGAAGTAACGATTCAATCCACTCATATAAGAAAATCATTGGTTTTGTGCCACAAGATGATATTGTACATGGAAACTTGACAGTGGAAGAGAATCTCTGGTTCAGTGCAAAGTGCAG ACTACCCACTTACTTGTCAAAACCGGATAAAGTTCTAGTTGTTGAAAGAGTTATTGAGTTCTTGGGGCTTCAGACAGTGCGGGCATCGTTGGTTGGAACAGTGGAAAAGCGAGGAATATCTGGGGGCCAGAGAAAGAGAGTAAATGTTGGATTGGAAATGGTCATGGAACCTTCACTATTGATCTTAGATGAACCCACATCTGGTTTGGACAGTGCATCATCTCATCAACTTCTTAGAGCACTTCGACGTGAAGCACTTGAAGGGGTAAATATCTGTATGGTGGTTCACCAACCAAG CTATGCCTTGTTCAAGATGTTTGATGATTTGATACTTCTGGCAAAAGGTGGTCTTACAGCCTATCATGGACCAGTGAAGAAAGTTGAAGAATACTTTGCTGGCCTTGGGATCAATATCCCAGAGCGAATAAATCCTCCAGACTATTTCATTGACATTTTGGAGGGTATAGTGATGCCAGGTGGCAGCTCAGGAGTTAGTCATGAAGATCTACCTGTCTGTTGGATGCTTCATAATGGGTATTCAATACCCCCTGATATGAAGCAGAATGCTGCAAGACTTGCTAGGTCTTCAATAGATGTAATTCCAGCTAATGAACTCAATCATGCTGGTGCTGGAACGGAGGAAAATTCTTTTGCTGGAGAGTTATGGCAAGGAATGAAAAGCAATGTGGAGCTGCAGCGGGATAAGATACgacttaattttttgaagtccAAGGACTTAACAACGAGGAGAACTCCAGGTGTATTGCAGCAATACAGATACTTTCTTGGAAG GGTTGGTAAGCAGCGATTACGGGAAACTAGAATACTGGCAATGGATTATCTAATCTTATTACTTGCTGGAGCTTGCTTAGGATCACTTGTTAAAGTGAGCGATCAAACCTTTGGTGCAGATGCTTATACTTATACCATAATTGCAGTTT TGGTCAGTTCTTCTTCCAGTTGTTTTGACTCTCATCGCCACACAGCCAAAAGATAG